In a genomic window of Bradyrhizobium sp. LLZ17:
- a CDS encoding FMN-dependent NADH-azoreductase has product MAKLLHLSCSPRADSESSAGARVFLEGFRQARPDWDIDAVDLWRERMPEFAGPIVEAKYARMTATPFNDAQRDSFAEAERMALRFSLADRVLISAPMWNFGIPYKLKQWFDIVIQPGLTFRFDPAQGYLPLLKDRPTVVILASGSDFGTGMNRGRIDMATPYLREALRFIGVSDVRFVPVGPTTGPTDPIVAARETAYRRLRDIAARF; this is encoded by the coding sequence GTGGCAAAGCTGCTGCACCTGTCCTGCTCGCCCCGCGCCGACTCCGAGTCGAGCGCCGGCGCGCGGGTGTTTCTCGAGGGGTTTCGCCAGGCGCGGCCGGACTGGGATATCGACGCAGTGGACCTTTGGCGAGAGCGGATGCCGGAGTTCGCAGGCCCGATCGTCGAGGCCAAATATGCGCGCATGACTGCAACGCCCTTCAACGACGCGCAGCGCGACAGCTTTGCCGAGGCCGAACGGATGGCGCTACGCTTTTCGCTCGCCGATCGGGTGCTCATTTCCGCGCCGATGTGGAATTTCGGCATCCCCTACAAGCTGAAGCAGTGGTTCGACATCGTCATCCAGCCCGGCCTGACGTTCCGGTTCGACCCGGCGCAGGGGTACCTTCCGCTGCTGAAGGACCGGCCGACCGTCGTCATCCTCGCGTCCGGCAGCGATTTCGGCACCGGCATGAATCGCGGCCGCATCGACATGGCCACGCCCTATTTGCGCGAGGCGCTCCGCTTCATCGGCGTCAGCGACGTGCGCTTCGTGCCGGTCGGGCCGACCACCGGCCCGACGGATCCGATCGTCGCCGCTCGCGAAACGGCATACCGACGGCTTCGGGACATCGCTGCACGGTTTTGA
- a CDS encoding NAD(P)H-dependent flavin oxidoreductase, translated as MKTAITELFGIQHPIIQGGMHYVGFAELAAAVSNAGGLGIITGLTQRTPELLAKEIARCRDMTDKPFGVNLTFLPSFTAPPYPEYIAAIKEGGVKAVETAGRSPEQYMPALKAAGIKVIHKCTSVRHSLKAEKIGCDAVSVDGFECGGHPGEDDVPNMILLPRAADELKIPFVASGGMADARSLVAALSMGAAGMNMGTRFIATKEAPVHANVKRALVKATELDTVLVMRALRNTERVLKNKGVDQLLEIEREKGASLTIEDIHEQVAGVYPRVMLEGDMDAGAWSCGMVVGLIHDIPTVKELVDRIMSEAEQIIRQRLTGFLDGTVASPTTRAVA; from the coding sequence GTGAAGACGGCAATCACTGAACTGTTCGGCATCCAGCATCCGATCATCCAGGGCGGCATGCACTATGTCGGCTTCGCCGAGCTGGCCGCTGCGGTGTCGAACGCCGGCGGCCTCGGCATCATCACCGGCCTCACCCAGCGGACGCCGGAGTTGCTGGCCAAGGAAATCGCGCGATGCCGCGACATGACCGACAAGCCGTTCGGCGTGAACCTGACGTTCCTGCCGAGCTTCACTGCGCCGCCCTATCCGGAGTATATCGCCGCCATCAAGGAAGGCGGCGTCAAGGCGGTGGAGACCGCCGGCCGCAGCCCCGAGCAGTACATGCCGGCGCTGAAGGCCGCCGGCATCAAGGTGATCCACAAATGCACCTCGGTGCGGCATTCGCTGAAAGCCGAAAAGATCGGTTGCGATGCCGTCAGTGTGGACGGCTTCGAATGCGGCGGCCATCCCGGCGAGGACGACGTTCCGAACATGATCCTGCTGCCGCGCGCGGCGGACGAACTGAAGATTCCGTTCGTCGCCTCCGGTGGCATGGCGGATGCGCGGAGCCTCGTTGCCGCTCTGTCGATGGGCGCCGCCGGCATGAACATGGGCACCCGCTTCATCGCGACAAAGGAGGCCCCCGTTCATGCGAACGTGAAGCGGGCTCTGGTCAAAGCCACCGAGCTTGACACCGTGCTGGTCATGCGCGCGCTGCGCAACACCGAGCGCGTGCTGAAGAACAAGGGCGTCGATCAGTTGCTCGAAATCGAGCGCGAGAAGGGGGCGAGCCTCACAATCGAGGACATCCATGAGCAGGTGGCCGGTGTCTACCCCAGAGTGATGCTGGAGGGCGATATGGACGCCGGCGCCTGGAGCTGCGGCATGGTGGTCGGGTTGATCCACGATATCCCGACGGTGAAGGAGCTGGTCGACCGCATCATGAGCGAAGCCGAGCAAATCATCCGGCAGCGGCTGACCGGGTTCCTCGACGGCACTGTCGCAAGTCCGACCACACGCGCCGTTGCTTGA
- a CDS encoding acetyl-CoA C-acyltransferase: MTTEAVIVSTARTGVGKAYRGALNNTEGPTMAGHVMAEAVRRAGIDPGEVEDVVMGCAMQQGTMVMNVARKGAIRAGLPVTVAGTTIDRQCASGLQAIAVAARSIMLDGVEIAIGGGVESISLVQNEHMNRFHAVDDELMAMKPEMYMSMLDTAEIVAERYKIGRDRQDEYSLECQRRIGAAMQAGRFNDEIVPITTRTAVVNKETKEVTYQQVTLSKDEGPRPETTAEGLAKIKPVFEGKTITAGNASQLSDGASACVIMSDKIAVKKGLKPLGIFRGFVAAGVEPDEMGIGPVAAIPRLLKRHGLKIDDIDLWELNEAYAVQVIYCRDKLGIDPDKLNVNGGSIAIGHPYGMTGSRLAGHILIEGRRRKAKYGVVTMCIGGGMGAAGLFEIVN, translated from the coding sequence ATGACGACAGAGGCAGTTATCGTTTCCACCGCCCGCACCGGCGTCGGTAAGGCCTATCGCGGTGCGCTGAACAACACCGAGGGCCCGACCATGGCCGGCCATGTGATGGCCGAAGCGGTGAGGCGCGCGGGCATCGACCCCGGCGAGGTCGAGGACGTGGTGATGGGTTGCGCGATGCAACAGGGCACCATGGTGATGAACGTCGCACGCAAGGGTGCCATTCGTGCCGGCCTGCCGGTCACCGTCGCCGGCACCACGATCGACCGGCAATGCGCCTCCGGCCTGCAGGCCATTGCCGTCGCGGCCCGCTCGATCATGCTGGACGGCGTCGAGATCGCGATTGGCGGCGGCGTCGAATCGATCAGCCTGGTGCAGAACGAGCACATGAACAGATTCCATGCGGTCGACGACGAACTGATGGCGATGAAGCCGGAGATGTACATGTCGATGCTCGACACCGCCGAGATCGTGGCCGAGCGTTACAAGATCGGCCGCGACCGGCAGGACGAATACAGCCTCGAATGCCAGCGCCGCATTGGTGCCGCCATGCAGGCTGGACGCTTCAATGACGAGATCGTCCCAATCACGACCAGGACGGCAGTCGTCAACAAGGAGACCAAGGAGGTCACCTATCAGCAGGTGACGCTGTCGAAGGATGAAGGCCCGCGCCCCGAGACCACGGCGGAAGGGCTTGCGAAGATCAAGCCGGTGTTCGAGGGCAAGACCATCACGGCGGGCAATGCCAGCCAGCTCTCCGACGGCGCATCGGCCTGCGTGATCATGAGCGACAAGATCGCCGTCAAGAAAGGCCTGAAGCCGCTCGGCATCTTCCGCGGCTTCGTCGCCGCCGGCGTCGAGCCGGACGAAATGGGCATCGGTCCGGTCGCTGCGATCCCGCGCCTGCTCAAGCGGCACGGCCTCAAGATCGATGACATCGATCTCTGGGAGCTGAACGAAGCCTATGCCGTCCAGGTGATCTACTGCCGCGACAAGCTCGGCATCGATCCGGACAAGCTGAACGTGAATGGTGGCTCGATCGCTATCGGCCATCCCTATGGTATGACGGGCAGCCGGCTTGCGGGGCATATCCTGATCGAGGGGCGGCGGCGCAAGGCGAAATACGGCGTGGTAACCATGTGCATCGGCGGCGGCATGGGCGCGGCGGGCCTGTTCGAAATCGTCAACTGA
- a CDS encoding acyl-CoA dehydrogenase family protein, with amino-acid sequence MDIQFTEEQELLRSSVGRMLRDQYSFEARRKIIASEDGWSRRQWGAFAELGLLAAPFSEESGGLGGGPLSTMIVAQEFGRHLVVEPYMETVVLAGGLIEHAGTEAQKHAFIPEIIAGQKIWALAWTEKGSRFDLASVATTARRDDKDYILSGEKTAVIAAPWADHLIVSARTAGKRDDHAGVSLFIVDTRAANLDLRSFKTIDGRRAAEITFRDVRGELLGGEGEGVALLEACRDRAIGALCAEAVGAMAELNSATLEYSKARKQFGVTIGSFQVLQHRMVDMFIAHQEALSLMQHLNLSLSARDSGVSRLASGAKSKVGYAGKFIAEQAVQLHGGMGMTDELNVGHYFKRISSINIQFGDPAHHLLRYVQLDAAA; translated from the coding sequence ATGGATATCCAGTTCACGGAAGAGCAGGAACTGTTGCGCTCCAGCGTGGGGCGCATGTTGCGTGACCAGTACAGTTTCGAGGCGCGCCGCAAGATCATCGCGAGCGAAGACGGCTGGAGCCGCAGGCAGTGGGGAGCCTTCGCGGAGCTCGGCCTGCTTGCCGCGCCGTTCTCCGAGGAGAGCGGCGGCCTCGGTGGCGGTCCGCTCTCCACCATGATCGTTGCCCAGGAGTTCGGCCGCCACCTTGTCGTGGAGCCTTACATGGAGACGGTGGTGCTGGCTGGCGGCTTGATCGAGCATGCCGGGACCGAAGCGCAGAAGCACGCTTTCATTCCCGAGATCATCGCCGGACAGAAGATCTGGGCACTGGCCTGGACCGAGAAAGGCTCCCGGTTTGACCTCGCCAGTGTCGCGACCACGGCCCGGCGTGACGACAAGGACTACATTCTCAGCGGCGAGAAGACCGCCGTCATCGCCGCGCCCTGGGCGGACCATCTCATCGTCTCCGCCCGCACGGCAGGCAAGCGCGACGATCATGCTGGCGTCAGCCTGTTCATCGTCGATACCCGCGCAGCCAATCTCGATCTGCGGAGCTTCAAGACCATCGACGGTCGCCGCGCCGCGGAGATCACCTTCCGCGATGTTCGCGGCGAGTTGCTTGGCGGCGAAGGCGAGGGCGTCGCCCTGCTGGAAGCCTGTCGTGACAGGGCGATCGGCGCGCTCTGCGCCGAGGCAGTCGGCGCGATGGCCGAGTTGAATTCCGCGACGCTGGAATACTCGAAGGCCCGAAAACAGTTCGGCGTCACCATCGGCAGCTTCCAGGTGCTGCAGCACCGGATGGTCGACATGTTCATCGCCCATCAGGAGGCGCTCTCCTTGATGCAGCATCTCAATCTCAGCCTCAGCGCCCGCGACAGCGGTGTCTCGCGTCTCGCATCCGGCGCCAAGTCCAAGGTTGGCTATGCCGGCAAGTTCATCGCCGAGCAGGCGGTGCAGCTCCACGGCGGCATGGGCATGACGGACGAGTTGAACGTGGGTCACTACTTCAAGCGAATCTCCTCCATCAACATCCAGTTCGGCGATCCCGCCCACCACTTGCTGCGTTATGTGCAGCTCGACGCGGCTGCGTAA
- a CDS encoding acyl-CoA dehydrogenase family protein yields MELALSPEDAAFRDEVRAFIAENYPKEMRVPNPETDLSKEQSLLWHRILYKKGWVAPLWPKEYGGPGWSITRRFIFEQETSRAGTLPPLAFSVTMVGPVIYSFGNNAQKQKFLPRILSGEDWWCQGYSEPGSGSDLATVRTKAVRDGEHYIVNGHKTWTTLAQHADWIFCLVRTDPSAKPQAGISFLLIDMKSPGVTVRPIITIDGSHEVNDVFLEDVRVPVENLIGEENKGWSYAKFLLGNERTSMAGIGRSTRYLNRLKKIVNAEIAADDPAHLEFSKEIGRIELDVLALEATELRVVAQMARGIDPGPAASLFKIRGTEIFQWITELTHRAIGNYGLALREQPLSANQFMPGPDYGHTASEKYLNSRKISIYGGSNEIQRNIIAKAVLGL; encoded by the coding sequence ATGGAGCTCGCACTGTCGCCCGAAGACGCGGCCTTCCGTGATGAGGTGCGCGCTTTCATCGCCGAAAACTATCCGAAGGAAATGCGGGTCCCCAATCCGGAGACCGACCTGAGCAAAGAGCAATCGCTGCTCTGGCACCGCATCCTCTACAAGAAGGGCTGGGTCGCTCCGCTCTGGCCGAAGGAATATGGCGGCCCCGGCTGGTCGATCACCCGGCGTTTCATCTTCGAGCAGGAGACCAGTCGGGCCGGGACGCTGCCGCCGTTGGCGTTCAGTGTCACCATGGTGGGTCCCGTCATCTACAGCTTCGGCAACAACGCGCAAAAGCAGAAGTTCTTGCCGCGGATCCTGTCGGGTGAAGATTGGTGGTGCCAGGGCTATTCCGAGCCGGGCTCGGGCTCGGACCTCGCCACCGTCCGCACCAAGGCCGTGCGCGATGGCGAGCACTACATTGTCAACGGCCACAAGACCTGGACAACCTTGGCGCAGCACGCCGACTGGATCTTCTGCCTGGTGCGCACCGATCCGAGCGCAAAGCCCCAGGCCGGTATCTCGTTCCTCCTCATCGACATGAAATCGCCCGGCGTCACCGTGCGTCCGATCATCACGATCGACGGATCGCACGAGGTCAACGACGTCTTCCTGGAGGACGTACGCGTCCCCGTCGAAAACCTGATCGGCGAGGAGAACAAGGGCTGGAGCTACGCCAAATTCCTGCTTGGCAATGAGCGCACCAGCATGGCCGGGATCGGCCGCTCGACGCGCTATCTCAACCGGCTGAAGAAGATCGTGAACGCGGAGATCGCAGCGGACGATCCGGCGCATCTCGAATTCAGCAAGGAGATCGGCCGGATCGAGCTCGACGTGCTTGCGCTCGAGGCGACCGAGCTGCGCGTTGTTGCGCAGATGGCGCGCGGCATCGATCCCGGTCCTGCGGCGTCGCTGTTCAAGATCCGCGGCACCGAGATCTTTCAGTGGATTACCGAGCTGACGCATCGTGCCATCGGCAATTACGGACTGGCGCTTCGCGAGCAGCCGCTCAGCGCAAACCAGTTCATGCCGGGTCCCGATTACGGTCACACCGCGTCTGAAAAGTACCTGAACTCCCGCAAGATCAGCATCTACGGCGGATCGAACGAGATCCAGCGCAACATCATCGCCAAAGCGGTGCTCGGTCTCTAG
- a CDS encoding SDR family oxidoreductase translates to MFFREKTLEKRNATVAVIGAGDFIGGEIAKKFASEGFTVFAGRRNGDKLVPLVKEIEAAGGEIVARSLDARKEEEIISFLNDADKHAPLEVCIFNIGANVNFPILDTTERVFRKVWEMACYSGFLAGREAARLMLPRGQGNIFFTGATASLRGGSGYAAFASAKFGLRAVAQAMARELGPKNIHVAHLVIDSGVDTEWVRQRRLEALGPNALDDPDLLMPPASVAASYWQLYQQPKSAWTFEMEIRPFGEKW, encoded by the coding sequence ATGTTCTTCCGGGAGAAGACCCTTGAAAAAAGAAATGCAACCGTCGCCGTGATCGGCGCGGGCGATTTCATCGGCGGCGAGATCGCGAAGAAGTTTGCTTCCGAGGGCTTTACCGTCTTCGCTGGCCGCCGCAACGGCGACAAGCTGGTGCCGCTGGTCAAGGAGATCGAGGCCGCCGGCGGCGAGATCGTGGCCCGTTCGCTCGACGCGCGCAAGGAGGAGGAGATCATCTCCTTCCTGAATGACGCCGACAAGCACGCGCCTTTGGAGGTCTGCATCTTCAACATTGGCGCCAACGTCAACTTCCCGATCCTCGACACGACCGAGCGCGTGTTCCGAAAAGTGTGGGAGATGGCCTGCTACTCCGGCTTCCTCGCCGGGCGCGAGGCAGCGCGGCTGATGCTGCCGCGCGGCCAAGGCAACATTTTCTTCACCGGCGCGACCGCTTCCTTACGCGGCGGCAGCGGCTATGCCGCCTTTGCCAGCGCCAAATTCGGACTGCGCGCTGTGGCGCAGGCGATGGCGCGCGAGCTGGGACCGAAAAACATCCATGTCGCTCACCTCGTCATCGACTCCGGTGTCGACACCGAGTGGGTTCGGCAGCGGCGCCTGGAAGCGCTCGGCCCCAATGCACTCGACGATCCTGATTTGCTGATGCCGCCGGCCTCGGTCGCGGCGTCCTATTGGCAGCTCTATCAGCAGCCGAAAAGCGCCTGGACATTTGAGATGGAAATCCGCCCCTTCGGTGAGAAGTGGTAG
- a CDS encoding SDR family NAD(P)-dependent oxidoreductase → MGESRGVAMLVGAGDDIGAAVARRFASEGYTVCVCRRDAAKSQGLVDELRTKGQGIHAFSLDARQEAEVQKLFADVERDIGPIEICLFNAGSNVNKPLLETTEKLFFKAWELACYAGFLVGREAARVMLSRGRGTIFFTGATASIRGSKGFAAFSSAKFGLRALAQAMARELGPKNIHVVHLIIDAGVDSEAIHQRMKAAKGIEAGEIPPDSLTKTSSIAEAYWFAHQQSRDGWTHELDLRPAAEKW, encoded by the coding sequence ATGGGAGAAAGTCGCGGAGTCGCGATGCTGGTGGGCGCGGGCGATGACATCGGCGCTGCCGTTGCACGGCGGTTTGCCAGCGAGGGCTACACTGTTTGCGTCTGCAGGCGCGATGCGGCCAAGTCCCAGGGGCTTGTCGATGAGCTCAGGACGAAAGGCCAGGGTATCCACGCCTTCAGCCTCGATGCCCGCCAGGAAGCAGAGGTCCAGAAGCTGTTCGCGGACGTCGAACGCGACATCGGGCCGATTGAGATCTGCCTGTTCAATGCGGGATCGAACGTCAACAAGCCTCTGCTGGAGACCACTGAGAAGCTCTTCTTCAAGGCCTGGGAGCTGGCGTGCTACGCGGGCTTCCTGGTCGGACGCGAAGCTGCGCGCGTCATGCTGTCGCGCGGACGCGGCACCATCTTTTTTACCGGAGCGACCGCAAGCATCCGCGGCAGCAAGGGGTTTGCCGCGTTCTCGTCGGCAAAATTCGGGTTGCGCGCGCTGGCCCAGGCCATGGCACGCGAGCTCGGGCCGAAGAACATTCACGTCGTCCACCTCATCATCGATGCCGGCGTCGATAGCGAAGCGATTCATCAACGCATGAAGGCGGCCAAGGGGATCGAGGCCGGCGAGATCCCGCCCGACAGCCTGACCAAAACCTCCTCGATTGCCGAAGCGTATTGGTTTGCCCATCAGCAAAGCCGCGATGGCTGGACCCACGAACTCGATCTTCGTCCTGCTGCGGAGAAGTGGTGA
- a CDS encoding glutathione S-transferase family protein — protein sequence MSDNPDLTLWGVGTSRTIRPHWAMHELGLAYTTKPIGPRTGETKTPEYTRLNPRQKVPLLQDGDFCIGESAAIVAYLSRMYSTPERALIPEATRDYAAWLEWCFFVVTELDSTSLYVMRRHSADALGPIYGVAPEVVAQAAEYFRAQLRHVEVALADGRQFLMGDRFSSADILLTTCLDWAVAYGVGICDNAQPYLERMRTREAYQRAAAANVPRAPITPMPAQA from the coding sequence ATGAGCGACAATCCAGACCTCACCCTATGGGGCGTTGGGACAAGCCGCACCATTCGACCTCACTGGGCGATGCACGAGCTTGGCCTGGCCTACACAACCAAACCGATCGGCCCGCGGACCGGCGAGACCAAGACGCCCGAATATACCAGGCTCAATCCGCGCCAGAAGGTTCCGCTGCTGCAGGACGGCGACTTCTGCATCGGCGAAAGTGCCGCGATCGTCGCATATTTGTCGCGCATGTACTCCACGCCGGAGCGTGCACTGATTCCGGAAGCCACCCGCGACTATGCCGCCTGGCTGGAATGGTGCTTCTTTGTCGTCACCGAACTCGACTCCACCAGCCTGTACGTGATGCGCCGCCACAGCGCCGATGCGCTCGGCCCGATTTACGGCGTTGCGCCGGAGGTCGTGGCTCAAGCCGCCGAATATTTTCGGGCGCAGTTGCGCCATGTCGAGGTCGCGCTGGCCGACGGCCGACAGTTCCTCATGGGCGACCGCTTCAGCAGCGCCGATATCCTGCTGACGACGTGCCTGGACTGGGCCGTCGCCTACGGTGTCGGCATTTGCGACAATGCGCAGCCTTACCTGGAGCGCATGCGAACCCGGGAGGCTTATCAGCGCGCGGCTGCGGCGAATGTGCCGCGAGCACCGATCACACCGATGCCTGCCCAGGCTTGA
- a CDS encoding CaiB/BaiF CoA transferase family protein, producing MAGPLSGVRVLDLTGVVSGPFATMFLADQGADVLKIEPIGGDITRRSRATIDRDGEFSALFISSNRGKRSLSIDVKSAAGREVLAKLVAQADVLVQNFRPGTMERLGLGVEELRRRHPRLIYVSISGVGETGPYVKKRVYDPIIQGLSGFADIQSQPVTNRPQMIRTIVCDKTTAVFTAQAVAAALYAREKTGQGDHIQVAMLDAMISYLWPEGMMQYTVVGADASAPDPNDRPDLVFKTSDGYITAGTISDSEWQGFCRASGDPELAKDARFATPSARSVNATARINKMAEYISQHTTAEWLERLDAADVPCAPILRRGEIIHNEQVVARGIIAEFDQPKVGRVRQPKPAARFEVNQAAIGGPAPRVGEHSREVLRELGYDDDAIDSMVAARTLRVAL from the coding sequence ATGGCTGGTCCGCTTAGCGGCGTTCGTGTCCTTGATCTGACCGGCGTTGTGTCGGGGCCGTTTGCGACAATGTTTCTCGCAGATCAGGGCGCCGACGTGCTCAAGATCGAGCCGATCGGCGGCGATATCACCCGTCGCAGCCGTGCCACCATCGATAGGGATGGCGAGTTTTCCGCGCTGTTCATCTCTTCAAACCGCGGCAAGCGTTCGCTCTCGATCGACGTCAAGAGCGCGGCCGGGCGCGAGGTGCTGGCCAAGCTGGTCGCGCAAGCCGATGTCCTGGTGCAGAACTTCCGGCCCGGCACCATGGAGCGCCTCGGGCTCGGCGTCGAAGAGCTGCGCCGGCGCCACCCGCGCCTGATCTACGTCTCGATCAGCGGCGTCGGCGAGACCGGACCGTATGTGAAGAAGCGCGTCTACGATCCGATCATTCAAGGCCTCTCGGGCTTTGCCGATATCCAGTCGCAGCCGGTCACCAACCGGCCGCAGATGATCCGCACCATCGTCTGCGACAAGACGACAGCCGTGTTCACGGCACAGGCGGTGGCGGCGGCGCTTTATGCGCGCGAGAAGACCGGGCAGGGGGATCATATCCAGGTCGCGATGCTGGATGCGATGATTTCCTATCTGTGGCCGGAAGGCATGATGCAGTACACTGTAGTCGGAGCCGATGCTAGCGCCCCCGATCCCAATGATCGCCCGGATCTCGTGTTCAAGACCAGTGACGGCTACATCACGGCCGGCACCATCTCCGATTCCGAATGGCAGGGATTTTGTCGCGCATCCGGCGATCCCGAGCTCGCCAAGGATGCCCGGTTTGCGACCCCATCGGCGCGTTCGGTCAACGCCACGGCGCGCATCAACAAGATGGCCGAGTATATCAGCCAGCACACCACCGCCGAATGGCTGGAGCGGCTGGACGCTGCGGATGTCCCTTGCGCGCCGATCTTGCGGCGCGGCGAAATCATCCACAATGAACAGGTGGTGGCGCGCGGGATCATCGCGGAATTCGATCAGCCGAAGGTCGGCCGGGTGCGGCAGCCGAAGCCCGCAGCCCGCTTCGAGGTCAACCAGGCTGCGATCGGCGGACCGGCGCCTCGCGTCGGCGAGCACTCGCGCGAGGTGCTGCGTGAACTGGGCTACGATGATGACGCGATCGACAGCATGGTCGCGGCGCGCACGTTGCGTGTGGCGTTGTAA
- a CDS encoding 2-hydroxychromene-2-carboxylate isomerase — translation MMPKVEFQFDFGSPNAYLAEVAIPGIERRTGVKFEYVPVLLGGIYKATGNMSPFDSLRGIKNKPEYQALETQRFIRRHNITTFRQNSFFPVNTLMLMRGAVAAQFEGVFEPYFRAAYHHMWEEPKKMDDPEVFRSAFASSGIDIDRLVARAQQDDVKKKLIDLTNDAVARGAFGSPTFFVGKEMFFGKDQLRDVEESIVEQTRQPVSKTG, via the coding sequence ATGATGCCCAAGGTTGAATTCCAGTTCGATTTCGGCAGTCCGAACGCCTATCTGGCGGAGGTCGCCATTCCCGGGATCGAGCGGCGGACCGGCGTGAAGTTCGAGTACGTTCCGGTCCTGCTGGGCGGGATCTACAAGGCGACGGGAAACATGTCGCCGTTCGACTCGCTACGCGGAATCAAGAACAAGCCGGAATACCAGGCGCTCGAGACCCAGCGGTTTATCCGGCGCCACAACATCACGACATTCCGCCAGAACTCCTTCTTTCCGGTCAACACATTGATGCTGATGCGCGGCGCCGTCGCGGCCCAGTTTGAGGGCGTGTTCGAACCCTATTTCCGCGCTGCCTATCATCATATGTGGGAAGAGCCCAAGAAGATGGACGATCCCGAAGTATTTCGGAGCGCATTTGCTTCCTCCGGGATCGACATTGACAGGCTGGTCGCACGCGCGCAGCAGGACGACGTCAAGAAGAAGTTGATCGACCTGACCAATGACGCGGTCGCCCGCGGTGCGTTCGGGTCGCCGACGTTCTTCGTCGGCAAAGAGATGTTTTTCGGCAAGGATCAACTCCGGGACGTCGAGGAATCCATTGTCGAACAGACCCGGCAGCCCGTGTCCAAAACCGGTTAG
- a CDS encoding winged helix-turn-helix transcriptional regulator, translating to MKWKELEEEPCSMARTIGVIGDRWTLLILRECFLRTRRFEGFQSALGITRHLLAERLKKLVRLGILRRIPYQEAPKRHEYILTQKGLDLYPIMMALVHWGDTHMVDERGRPLLHQHRNCGKDFDPVMVCSECGEPLSAREVHTHPGPGARGPLPIKTPDKPKAKSRRSAA from the coding sequence ATGAAGTGGAAGGAACTCGAGGAAGAGCCGTGTTCGATGGCCCGGACCATCGGCGTGATCGGCGACCGCTGGACCCTTCTGATCCTGCGCGAATGCTTTCTGCGTACGCGGCGCTTCGAAGGATTCCAGTCGGCGCTCGGAATTACCCGCCATCTGCTTGCTGAACGGCTGAAGAAGCTGGTGCGGCTGGGCATCCTGCGCCGCATTCCCTACCAGGAAGCGCCCAAACGTCACGAATATATCCTGACGCAGAAGGGCCTCGATCTCTATCCGATCATGATGGCGCTGGTGCATTGGGGCGACACGCACATGGTCGACGAGCGCGGCCGGCCGCTGCTGCACCAGCACCGCAACTGCGGAAAGGACTTCGACCCGGTCATGGTCTGCTCCGAATGCGGCGAACCGCTCTCGGCCAGGGAGGTTCATACCCACCCCGGCCCCGGTGCGAGAGGCCCCCTGCCGATCAAGACGCCTGACAAGCCCAAAGCCAAGTCACGCCGCAGTGCCGCTTGA